One region of Zingiber officinale cultivar Zhangliang chromosome 7B, Zo_v1.1, whole genome shotgun sequence genomic DNA includes:
- the LOC122005084 gene encoding uncharacterized protein LOC122005084, with protein MAKKIGKSSGDIEEGSNHCHGNESNEESICYSDAEEHSWHSPNSSHRDSSAYDDDRASAASCREIDEFRAPCRKSCVSDSSLDHDDPESGDSEVKVDMSKAERDCRICHLSLERASPESGVPIVLGCSCKDDLAAAHKQCAETWFKIRGNKICEICGSTARNVVGSTETETVEQWNEATTGTVPPPPSEARSFWQGHRFLKFLLACLVLAFVVSWLFHFNVPG; from the exons ATGGCTAAGAAGATTGGGAAATCCTCTGGTGACATAGAAGAAGGGTCAAACCACTGCCATGGTAACGAGAGCAATGAAGAAAGTATTTGCTACTCAGATGCTGAAGAGCACTCCTGGCATTCGCCGAATAGCTCCCACCGTGATAGTTCAGCTTATGATGATGATCGTGCCTCGGCTGCATCCTGCCGTGAGATTGATGAATTTAGAGCTCCCTGTAGGAAATCCTGTGTCTCTGATTCTTCACTTGATCATGACGATCCTGAGAGTGGAGACTCGGAAGTAAAGGTGGATATGAGTAAAGCTGAGCGAGATTGCAGGATTTGTCATCTCAGCTTGGAGAGGGCGTCTCCGGAGTCAGGTGTCCCGATTGTATTAGGCTGTTCTTGCAAGGATGATTTAGCTGCTGCCCATAAGCAGTGTGCTGAGACATGGTTTAAAATCAGGGGAAACAA GATTTGTGAGATTTGTGGTTCAACTGCACGGAATGTTGTTGGTTCAACTGAGACTGAGACTGTGGAGCAGTGGAATGAGGCTACTACCGGAACTGTTCCGCCGCCACCATCAGAAGCTCGGAGCTTTTGGCAGGGGCACCGTTTTCTTAAATTCCTTCTCGCTTGTCTTGTGCTCGCCTTTGTCGTCTCATGGCTATTCCACTTCAATGTGCCGGGATAA
- the LOC122005083 gene encoding transcription factor DIVARICATA-like codes for MMTRYCADVLPQKETGPQSYSSNWFAGRESNGGRRSACWTPHENKRFEDALAEVDADSPDRWEKVASLIPGKTVADVMNHYGELVDDVSDIEAGRIPCPEYYGASSFTLDWESSYDSEEWNNSFCNSGKRSCIRGSDHERKKGVPWTEDEHKLFLLGLKKYGKGDWRNISRNFVITRTPTQVASHAQKYFIRLNTGSKDKRRSSIHDITTVDLPNNNRPPSPSTQPSTITSQSSLGMPPTLPCQLSVIVDADQLGEVANGFNPSLRENQFVQNQLGINPSYMKLRSQNPQLMDEILSSMASKETFPVGFSMQ; via the exons ATGATGACAAGATATTGCGCGGATGTGCTTCCGCAGAAGGAGACGGGCCCGCAATCGTACTCCTCTAATTGGTTCGCCGGCCGGGAGAGCAACGGCGGTCGCCGCAGCGCGTGTTGGACGCCGCACGAAAACAAGCGGTTCGAGGATGCCCTAGCGGAGGTCGATGCCGACAGCCCCGACCGGTGGGAGAAGGTGGCGTCTTTAATCCCGGGGAAGACTGTGGCAGATGTGATGAACCATTACGGTGAATTGGTCGACGACGTGAGCGATATCGAGGCCGGGCGGATCCCGTGCCCCGAGTACTACGGCGCTTCATCTTTTACCCTCGACTGGGAGAGCAGTTACGATTCTGAAGAATGGAATAACTCGTTCTGCAACTCCGGCAAGCGATCGTGTATCAGGGGATCAGATCATGAGAGGAAAAAAGGAGTCCCTTGGACTGAAGATGAGCACAA GTTGTTTTTGCTCGGCCTTAAGAAGTATGGCAAAGGAGATTGGAGAAACATATCCCGAAATTTTGTGATCACCAGGACTCCTACTCAAGTAGCAAGCCATGCACAAAAGTACTTCATCAGGCTCAACACGGGCAGCAAAGACAAGAGAAGATCCAGCATACATGACATTACTACTGTCGATTTGCCCAATAACAATAGGCCTCCTTCGCCATCAACTCAACCATCTACTATTACCTCACAGTCAAGCTTGGGCATGCCACCCACATTGCCGTGCCAGCTCTCTGTTATCGTCGATGCAGATCAGCTCGGCGAAGTAGCAAATGGCTTCAATCCATCATTGCGTGAGAATCAGTTTGTGCAAAATCAGTTAGGAATAAATCCATCTTATATGAAACTACGATCTCAAAATCCACAGCTCATGGATGAGATACTGTCCAGCATGGCATCCAAAGAGACGTTTCCCGTTGGATTTTCGATGCAGTGA
- the LOC122005081 gene encoding josephin-like protein — translation MSRHKCLHYLLECDDSMDFRSSNDIEKHVFHQTSSGHCEEDSTGRKRGGRGISSRLLKNARCSWARVLRLLDVRASRTNQKPISRSRSRMWQPTAKVSSSTMTPQRFAAPGDTHLSEAIEDCIKFLNSSSKRSS, via the coding sequence ATGTCTCGCCATAAATGTTTACACTATCTTCTCGAGTGCGATGACAGCATGGACTTCCGCAGCTCCAATGATATAGAGAAGCACGTATTTCATCAAACATCTAGTGGGCATTGCGAAGAAGATTCAACAGGGAGGAAACGAGGAGGCAGGGGCATCTCCTCTCGGCTGCTCAAGAATGCTCGTTGCTCGTGGGCGAGAGTCCTTCGCCTTCTCGACGTCAGGGCGTCGAGGACTAATCAGAAGCCCATCTCGAGAAGCAGAAGCAGGATGTGGCAGCCAACAGCCAAAGTCTCTTCTTCGACCATGACTCCACAGAGATTTGCTGCGCCAGGAGATACTCACCTGTCGGAGGCCATTGAAGACTGCATCAAGTTCCTCAACTCGTCATCCAAGAGGTCGAGCTAG